The Atribacter laminatus genome contains the following window.
CTTTTGAAATAATTGGTGAATTCCTTGAGACTTCTTTATCTTCAAATATCATCTTTCCTGAGTCTTTGATATAAGCCCCAGTAACCACCTTAATGAGGGTTGATTTCCCCGCACCATTTTCTCCAACCAGCCCTCGGACCTCACCCGCTCTCACTGAAAGGTTCACCTGATCCAAAGCTTTCACTGCGGGAAAAGATTTGCAAATATTGTCGAGCCTTAAGATCTCTTTTCCGAAGGACATAAGACCTCTCCTTTAGTTTGAAAATGATCACTGCGGATTTTTTTTCAAATAGTCTGTTTTAAAAAGATTAAGAAGTTTAAATTCCTTCTTTTTTAATCCAAGTCAAAACCGTATTATTTAATTATCATTTCAATCCCAACAAAATAAAGCCATATTGCAAAAAAGCAGTACGCTTATTTGAACCTAAGAAAATACTCTTAAAGTGCTTCTCTTCTTTGATAATTAAATAGAAATGAAATAGCGAGTGGATTATAACCACCCGCTATTTCATTCAATCTATTAGTATTTTTTTCTGGAGAAAGGATCAAGAATCCATATTGAATCATCAAGGTTTTCCTTGGTAACTACGTATACTCCAGTGTCATAATACTGTGGTAGTGGTTCGCCATTAATTGCCATAAAAGCAAACATGACACCTTTGTAACCCATACCATGTGGATCTTGAAGAATAAGGGCTTTCAATGCTCCACTTCGCAAGGCATCAATTTCCTGGGGATCGGAGTCATAGGCGACTGCAATAATTTTATCTTGTAGACTCCGTTCCTCGATCACCCTCGAAACACCATCGCCAGTATGGTTGTTATCGGCAAAGAAGCCTATTAAATCAGGATTTGCAGTTAAAAGATCCTCGGTTGCATTAGCAGCGACAGCAATATCGTTATCCACATATCGGGTAGAAAGAACTTCAAGATCTGGAGCTAACTCTTTAAGTTTGTCTCTGAACCCATCGTCTCTCTCAATAAGAACCGGAACTCCAGCCATGGCGCTAATGAGGCCAATTTTCCCTTGCAGAGGTTTTCCAGCCGCTTCGAGAGATTCGACTAGTTTTTCAGCAGCAAGGGACCCTCCTACTTTGTTGTTCGTTGCCAAGAAGGAATTATATTCTGTGTCATAAACAAAATTGTCAATCAAGATGACTTTTATGCCCTGTTTGTAAGCACCATCAAGGACCAAAGAGGTAGCTTCCGCACTGGTTGATGCAATAACAATGGCATCAGGTTTGGTACTAACAACATTCTCCAAGATAGCCACTTGCTCATCAATATCAGATTCAGAAGGTGGACCATAAACGGTTACTTTGACCAAGCCTTTAAGATCTAACTCAGCATTTTTTGCACCAACAATAGTGTATTGCCAGAAATCTGAGTCAGTTGCCTTAATAATAAATGCTACATCATAGGGTTCAACATCGGCAGCATAACAAAAAGCAGTTCCCAAGAGGAAAAACACCATAATCAATGTTAACATAATTTTACGCATTTTAGGACCCTCCTCATATTGTGTTTAGTATTAACTTTTTTTAAGTACTAACTCCCTCCTTTCATCATTAATCGATAGATACCACCTCCTTTTATTGGTTTGCAAAATAATTCTACCCAATTATATTTTCAAAATTATTATACAATTTTACATTTATAGAGTCCAATAATTAATATTAAATCATCGTGATTAGGACAAACCCCCCTTTAAAGGTTTATTTTTCTAATTTTTTAAATTCTCCTTTATGACCTTTGCTAAAGGGGGAATTTGATACCTAAGTAGGTATTTTCCATTTTCGTTTAAATAAAAATAAGTGGCATAGGGTTTATCCTAGAATCCCGCGGGCATGATAAATCAAGTCCCTACCAAAGATTATAAAATTGTAAGGGTACAATGCATTTGCCCATTCTTTAATTAATGTAGCGACATGCCATGGCATGTCGAATCCAGGTCCCTTCCTCACCTTCTTCCGTTTTTCTCTTTTTTTCCTCTCCCCTGGTGGGAGAGGATTAAGGTGAGGGGGAACTTAAATCTCTTATCGAGTTTTAAATTCAAAAAACCATACTTGGGTTATAATCCAGCCTTTCATCCTCATCCTCACCTTCTCCCATCAAGGGAGAAGGAACTATAGTCTTGTGTCATCCCGAACCCTCGCTTTTCGAGGGCGTGAGGATCTCATCGACCCAATCTGGCATTGCGAGACCTCGTTTTTTGAGGTCGTTGGCAATTTCATGAGTCATCTTTTATTATTTGTAGGATTGAGAAATTGTGGAATAGGTGAATATGAAAGGATGGGATTCTCACGTCGCACAATACGTTCTTCATAATGACGGAGCGGGTGGATAAGATCTTCAATTCACTCTGTTTATTGAATTGACGACTTTAAATATAAGTAACTTTCATTTTCATCTAATGCCAAAACCTGACTTTAGTGTCAATTGTTGAAATCGTTGAAAATAAGAAGGGATAAATATATACTATGATTATTAAAGCAAAGGGAGGGAAAAAATGAAAAAATTTTTTTGGTTTACTTTACTGATTGTTATAGTTACTCTTTCATTTGGAGCAAGCCTACTCTTGGCTGCTGAACCAGACTTTAGTAAAGTTCCAACTGCACCAAAACCAGAGAAATTAACGATTGTACTGTTTGAACCCGTAGAACAAAAAGCCGCCATAGAGGTGAGTAAGCTTTTTGAGGAGAAATTCGGTATAAAAGTTGAAATCAATGCGATTCCCTGGTCAAATCTACATGAAAAAATTATCGCCGATCTTACCGCCAGAACTGGAACCTATGACATCATTTTTATCCCGGGCTTATGGTCACTTGAGTTTATCTATGCTGACTACATTGAACCACTTAACCAATTTTGGGATAACCCCAACTTACCGAAGTTTGATATCGAAGATTATCCTGCCAGCGTCGTGAATCTGGTTTCTCAGGATGGGAATATTTACTGGATCCCTCATCATGGAACCACCCAAATCCTTTTCTATCGAAAAGACCTTTTTGAAGCCGAAGGATTGAAACCCCCGGAAACCTATGATGAGTTGTTTGAAATCGCCGCAAAGTTTACCAATAATCCCAAATATCCTGATGTTTGGGGTTTTGCAACTACTCCTGCACAGGGTGAATTCGCTTCCAGCACCTGGAGTACCTGGCTCTGGTCATGGGGTGGAGACTACTTCGATGAAAATTGGAATCCAATTTTTAATAATGAAATTGGTGTTGCATCTTTAGAAGCCTATGCCGAAGCAGTTAAGAAATTTTCACCTCCAGACTCACTCAACTGGGGCAATGACGATAGTGGTGCTGCCTTCCAACAAGGTAGATTGGCAATGCTTCAAATGTGGCCATATTTAGGAGCAGCCATGGAAGATCCCAGCCAATCCAAAGTGGTGGGAAAAGTTGGATATGCTCCACTTCCGAAAAAGGAACTTCTTTTCCCAAGGTTAGGATCGTGGGGTGGAACCATTTCAAAATTCTCCAAGAACAAAGAATGGGCTTATATGTGGTTAGCTTTTTATAATAGCAAAGAAAATACTGATAATATTTTAGTTCCCTCTGGTGTCGCTGTAGACCGGTTATCAACTGTTGAAGAATTAAAAGACAAAATACTCTGGCAAGAAGCTGTCAACTTAAGCTTTGAACACACCAAGGAAAGACCGGGTATCCCTGAAATTACTCCAATCATCGACGTCTGGGGTCTAGCAGTTTCGAAAGTGGTTACCGGACAAGCTGATGCTAAATCGGCTCTGGATGAGGCTGCGGTAAAAGTTCGTAAAATCTTAGAAGATGCTGGATATTACGATTAAGAATATCGACTAGAGATGGAGGGGTTAAAACCTCCCATCTCACTTTTAGATTCTTAATGGCTCTTTTTAAGGAACAACCTTAAAACACCGAAAGGACAAGTCAGATTATGCGATCTCCAGCTTATAATCCGATACCCTCCCAGTTAAAGAAGTCGAGAAATGGCAGTTTCCATTACAGCGAAAAATCCACCCCTTTTTGCATGCTTGCACCGGTTTTAGCAGGTTTGGCGGTTCTAGTTTATTTTCCTTTGTGTAATACAATTGGTCTTTCTTTTCTTCGCTA
Protein-coding sequences here:
- a CDS encoding ABC transporter substrate-binding protein; this translates as MRKIMLTLIMVFFLLGTAFCYAADVEPYDVAFIIKATDSDFWQYTIVGAKNAELDLKGLVKVTVYGPPSESDIDEQVAILENVVSTKPDAIVIASTSAEATSLVLDGAYKQGIKVILIDNFVYDTEYNSFLATNNKVGGSLAAEKLVESLEAAGKPLQGKIGLISAMAGVPVLIERDDGFRDKLKELAPDLEVLSTRYVDNDIAVAANATEDLLTANPDLIGFFADNNHTGDGVSRVIEERSLQDKIIAVAYDSDPQEIDALRSGALKALILQDPHGMGYKGVMFAFMAINGEPLPQYYDTGVYVVTKENLDDSIWILDPFSRKKY
- a CDS encoding ABC transporter substrate-binding protein, encoding MKKFFWFTLLIVIVTLSFGASLLLAAEPDFSKVPTAPKPEKLTIVLFEPVEQKAAIEVSKLFEEKFGIKVEINAIPWSNLHEKIIADLTARTGTYDIIFIPGLWSLEFIYADYIEPLNQFWDNPNLPKFDIEDYPASVVNLVSQDGNIYWIPHHGTTQILFYRKDLFEAEGLKPPETYDELFEIAAKFTNNPKYPDVWGFATTPAQGEFASSTWSTWLWSWGGDYFDENWNPIFNNEIGVASLEAYAEAVKKFSPPDSLNWGNDDSGAAFQQGRLAMLQMWPYLGAAMEDPSQSKVVGKVGYAPLPKKELLFPRLGSWGGTISKFSKNKEWAYMWLAFYNSKENTDNILVPSGVAVDRLSTVEELKDKILWQEAVNLSFEHTKERPGIPEITPIIDVWGLAVSKVVTGQADAKSALDEAAVKVRKILEDAGYYD